Proteins encoded by one window of Prevotella nigrescens:
- the rpsG gene encoding 30S ribosomal protein S7, which translates to MRKAKPKKRVILPDPKFNDQKVSKFVNHLMYDGKKNISYEIFYAALDIVDGKNTDKEKSALEVWKQALDNITPQVEVKSRRIGGATFQVPTEIRPDRKESVSMKNMIAFARKRGGKSMADKLAAEIMDAFNNQGGAYKRKEDMHRMAEANRAFAHFRF; encoded by the coding sequence ATGAGAAAAGCAAAACCAAAGAAGCGAGTGATCTTACCAGATCCTAAGTTTAATGACCAGAAGGTCTCAAAGTTTGTAAATCATCTTATGTATGATGGAAAGAAGAACATTTCATACGAGATTTTTTATGCTGCTCTTGATATTGTAGATGGTAAAAATACAGATAAGGAGAAATCGGCATTGGAAGTTTGGAAACAAGCTCTCGATAATATTACTCCACAGGTAGAGGTTAAAAGTCGGCGTATCGGTGGTGCAACTTTCCAAGTACCAACTGAAATTCGCCCAGACCGCAAAGAAAGCGTGTCAATGAAGAATATGATAGCTTTTGCACGTAAACGTGGCGGTAAGAGTATGGCTGACAAACTCGCTGCTGAAATCATGGACGCATTCAACAATCAGGGTGGTGCTTATAAGCGTAAGGAAGATATGCACCGCATGGCAGAAGCTAACCGTGCATTTGCTCACTTCAGATTCTAA
- the rplB gene encoding 50S ribosomal protein L2, with translation MAVRKFKPVTPGQRHKIIGTFEEITASVPEKSLVYGKRSTGGRNNTGKMTVRYMGGGHKRKLRFIDFKREKDGVPAIVKTIEYDPNRSARIALLYYADGEKRYIIAPNGLQVGATLMSGAEAAPEVGNALPLSSIPVGTVIHNIELRPGQGALLVRSAGNFAQLTSREGSYCVIKLPSGETRQILSACKATVGSVGNSDHALEQSGKAGRSRWLGRRPHNRGVVMNPVDHPMGGGEGRQSGGHPRSRKGLYAKGLKTRAPKKLSNKYIIERANKK, from the coding sequence ATGGCAGTACGTAAATTTAAACCGGTTACCCCGGGACAAAGACACAAGATTATTGGTACGTTCGAGGAGATTACTGCATCCGTACCAGAGAAGTCTCTTGTTTACGGTAAACGTTCTACTGGTGGTCGAAATAACACTGGTAAAATGACTGTCCGCTATATGGGTGGTGGTCATAAAAGAAAACTTCGTTTTATCGATTTTAAACGAGAGAAAGATGGTGTTCCAGCAATAGTAAAGACTATTGAGTATGATCCTAATAGGTCTGCTCGTATTGCTTTGTTATACTATGCTGATGGTGAAAAACGTTACATTATTGCTCCTAACGGACTGCAAGTGGGTGCAACCTTAATGTCGGGTGCAGAGGCTGCACCTGAAGTAGGTAATGCCCTACCATTATCTAGTATCCCTGTTGGTACTGTAATTCATAACATAGAATTACGTCCAGGACAGGGTGCGTTGCTCGTTCGTTCGGCTGGTAACTTTGCTCAACTTACTTCTCGTGAGGGCAGTTATTGTGTCATTAAACTACCTTCTGGTGAAACTCGCCAGATTTTATCAGCTTGTAAGGCAACTGTTGGTAGTGTAGGAAATTCAGATCATGCGCTTGAACAGTCAGGTAAGGCTGGTCGTTCACGTTGGTTGGGACGTCGTCCCCACAACCGTGGTGTTGTAATGAACCCTGTCGATCACCCAATGGGTGGTGGTGAAGGTCGTCAATCAGGGGGACACCCACGTTCACGTAAGGGATTGTACGCTAAAGGTCTTAAGACTCGCGCACCTAAGAAGCTTTCAAATAAGTATATAATTGAAAGAGCTAACAAGAAGTAA
- the rplW gene encoding 50S ribosomal protein L23 has protein sequence MGFIIKPVVTEKMNAITEKSSVDKTIKVANERSAKKHNATAETRNYIVKNKRHPEGLKKEKTVYTYVKPAQPRYGFIVKPEANKLEIKKEIESLYNVHVLEVNTIRYAGKRQSRYTKAGLVRGKKNAFKKAIVTIKAGEEIDFYSNI, from the coding sequence ATGGGATTTATCATAAAACCTGTGGTCACTGAAAAGATGAACGCTATTACGGAGAAGTCTTCTGTTGACAAGACTATTAAGGTAGCAAACGAAAGATCGGCTAAAAAACATAATGCAACAGCCGAGACTCGTAACTATATCGTAAAGAATAAACGTCATCCTGAAGGTCTTAAAAAAGAAAAGACTGTTTATACTTATGTAAAGCCTGCACAGCCTAGGTATGGATTTATTGTAAAGCCAGAGGCAAATAAACTCGAGATAAAAAAGGAAATTGAGAGTTTGTATAATGTTCATGTTCTTGAAGTTAATACCATTCGTTATGCAGGGAAGCGTCAGTCTCGTTATACGAAGGCTGGATTAGTACGTGGTAAGAAGAATGCTTTCAAGAAAGCTATTGTAACAATTAAGGCAGGCGAAGAAATAGATTTTTATAGCAATATTTAA
- the rplP gene encoding 50S ribosomal protein L16 yields MLQPKRVKYRRPQDGRGNKGNAHRGTQLAFGSFGIKTLEPKWIDSRQIEAARIAVNRYMNRQGQVWIRIFPDKPITRKPADVRMGKGKGDPAGWVAPVTPGRILFEVEGVSFEIAKEALRLAAQKLPVKTKFVVRRDYDKNA; encoded by the coding sequence ATGTTACAACCAAAAAGAGTAAAATATAGAAGACCTCAAGATGGACGTGGAAATAAAGGAAACGCCCATAGAGGAACACAGTTAGCTTTTGGCTCCTTTGGTATCAAGACACTTGAGCCAAAGTGGATTGACAGTCGACAGATTGAAGCGGCTCGTATAGCAGTTAATCGTTATATGAATCGTCAAGGTCAAGTCTGGATTAGAATATTCCCTGACAAACCAATTACTCGTAAACCTGCAGATGTGCGTATGGGTAAAGGAAAAGGTGACCCTGCTGGCTGGGTTGCTCCAGTTACGCCAGGGCGTATCCTCTTTGAAGTAGAAGGGGTTAGTTTTGAAATTGCCAAGGAGGCTCTTCGGCTCGCTGCGCAAAAGCTACCAGTAAAAACAAAGTTTGTTGTTAGACGTGATTACGATAAAAACGCTTAA
- the rpsJ gene encoding 30S ribosomal protein S10: MSQKIRIKLKSYDHQLVDKSAEKIVKAVKATGAIVSGPIPLPTHKRIYTVNRSTFVNKKSREQFQLSDFKRLIDIYSSTPKTVDALMKLELPSGVEVEIKV, encoded by the coding sequence ATGAGTCAGAAAATTCGTATCAAACTAAAATCTTACGACCATCAGTTGGTTGATAAGTCGGCTGAAAAGATTGTAAAGGCTGTGAAGGCAACAGGAGCTATTGTTAGCGGTCCTATTCCATTGCCAACACATAAACGTATTTACACTGTAAACCGTTCAACATTCGTTAACAAGAAATCACGTGAGCAATTCCAACTTTCTGATTTCAAACGGTTGATAGACATCTACAGCTCTACACCGAAGACGGTTGATGCTTTGATGAAGCTTGAATTGCCTTCAGGGGTCGAAGTAGAGATTAAAGTGTAA
- the rpsH gene encoding 30S ribosomal protein S8, with amino-acid sequence MTDPIADYLTRLRNAIMAHHRIVEVPASNLKKSITKILFEKGYILNYKFVEDGPQGIIKIALKYDPITKQNAIKNLKRVSSPGLRQYTGYKDMPRVINGLGIAIISTSKGVMTNKEATTEKIGGEVLCYIY; translated from the coding sequence ATGACAGACCCAATAGCAGATTATCTGACACGACTCAGAAATGCGATAATGGCTCATCATCGCATTGTTGAAGTTCCTGCATCTAATTTAAAGAAGTCTATTACAAAGATTCTCTTTGAAAAAGGATACATACTGAACTATAAGTTCGTTGAAGATGGACCGCAAGGTATTATTAAGATCGCTTTAAAGTACGATCCAATTACAAAGCAAAACGCTATTAAAAACTTAAAACGCGTTTCTTCGCCAGGTCTTCGCCAGTATACTGGTTATAAAGACATGCCGAGAGTAATTAATGGACTTGGAATTGCAATTATTTCTACGTCTAAAGGTGTAATGACTAATAAAGAGGCTACAACTGAGAAAATTGGTGGTGAGGTTCTTTGTTATATTTATTAA
- the rpmC gene encoding 50S ribosomal protein L29, whose amino-acid sequence MKIKEVKQLDTKELVEKIQNAETALDKMRLNHQVTPLENPSRIKVARRDIARMKTELRQRELNK is encoded by the coding sequence ATGAAGATTAAAGAAGTTAAACAACTTGATACCAAAGAATTGGTAGAAAAGATACAGAACGCTGAAACAGCTCTTGATAAAATGAGACTGAATCATCAAGTTACTCCTCTTGAAAATCCATCTCGGATTAAGGTAGCTCGTCGTGATATAGCACGTATGAAAACTGAACTTCGCCAAAGAGAACTTAATAAATAA
- the rplN gene encoding 50S ribosomal protein L14 — MIQTESKLTVCDNSGAREAKCIRVLGGTRRRYASVGDVIVVALQNVIPSSDVKKGAVSKALIVRTKKEIRRADGSYIRFDDNACVLLNNAGELRGSRIFGPVARELRSVNMKVVSLAPEVL, encoded by the coding sequence ATGATACAGACAGAATCAAAACTTACAGTATGTGATAACAGTGGAGCACGTGAAGCAAAGTGTATCCGTGTACTTGGCGGTACACGTCGTCGTTATGCAAGTGTTGGTGACGTTATCGTAGTTGCTCTGCAAAACGTTATACCATCAAGTGATGTTAAAAAAGGTGCAGTTTCAAAGGCATTGATAGTGCGCACTAAGAAAGAAATCAGACGTGCCGATGGCTCTTATATTCGTTTCGATGATAATGCTTGTGTATTACTTAATAATGCTGGTGAACTTCGTGGGAGCCGTATTTTCGGACCTGTCGCTCGTGAACTTCGTTCAGTAAACATGAAGGTTGTTTCTTTAGCACCAGAAGTTCTTTAA
- the fusA gene encoding elongation factor G, whose product MASHDLHLTRNIGIMAHIDAGKTTTSERILFYTGKTHKIGEVHDGAATMDWMAQEQERGITITSAATTCNWNYDGKSYKINLIDTPGHVDFTAEVERSLRVLDGAVATYSAADGVQPQSETVWRQADKYNVPRVGYVNKMDRSGADFFETVRQMKEILGANPIAIQIPIGAEENFKGVVDLIKMKAILWHDETMGAKYDIEEVPADLLDEANEWREKLIEGAANYDDEVMELYLEGQEVPEDKLMAAIRKGCISMDCCPMLCGSSYKNKGVQTLLDYVCAFLPSPLDTVATIGVNPETEEEEERKANINEPTAALAFKIATDPFMGRLVFFRVYSGKVIAGSYVYNPRSGKKERISRLFQMNSNKEIAMETIDAGDIGAGVGFKDIRTGDTLCDEDHPIVLESMTFPDTVISIAVEPKSQADIAKLDTGLQKLAEEDPTFTVRTDEQSGQTIISGMGELHLDIIIDRLKREFKVECNQGKPQVNYKEAITKAAQSRETYKKQSGGRGKFACIDVTIEPKDEDYKDGDLQFINVVKGGNVPKEFIPSVEKGFKDCLSNGVLGGFPLTGLKVTLTDGSFHPVDSDQLSFELVAHQAFKKLCPQAGPVLMEPIMKVEVVTPEENMGDVIGDLNKRRGLVQGMEEARSGARVVKAMVPLSEMFGYVTALRTITSGRATSSMEYDHHSSVSNNLAKEILEELHGNADLIK is encoded by the coding sequence ATGGCAAGTCACGATTTACATTTGACACGCAATATCGGTATTATGGCTCACATTGATGCCGGTAAAACAACTACATCTGAACGTATTTTGTTCTATACAGGTAAAACCCACAAGATTGGTGAAGTGCACGATGGTGCTGCAACAATGGACTGGATGGCACAGGAGCAGGAGCGTGGTATTACCATTACTTCGGCTGCAACTACCTGTAATTGGAACTATGATGGGAAATCATATAAAATTAATTTGATTGATACTCCGGGACACGTGGACTTTACTGCGGAAGTAGAACGTTCACTTCGTGTTCTTGACGGGGCTGTTGCAACTTATTCGGCAGCCGATGGCGTTCAGCCGCAGTCTGAGACTGTATGGCGTCAGGCTGATAAATATAACGTACCACGTGTTGGCTATGTTAATAAGATGGACCGTTCTGGTGCAGATTTCTTTGAAACTGTACGCCAAATGAAAGAAATTCTGGGCGCTAATCCTATTGCAATCCAAATACCAATCGGTGCAGAAGAAAACTTTAAAGGTGTAGTAGACCTTATTAAAATGAAAGCTATTCTTTGGCACGACGAAACAATGGGTGCTAAATATGATATCGAAGAAGTCCCTGCAGATTTGTTGGATGAGGCTAATGAATGGCGCGAAAAGCTTATCGAAGGTGCTGCAAACTATGATGACGAAGTAATGGAACTTTATCTTGAAGGGCAAGAGGTTCCAGAGGACAAGTTGATGGCTGCAATTCGAAAGGGGTGTATATCTATGGATTGCTGTCCTATGCTTTGTGGTTCTTCATACAAGAATAAAGGTGTCCAGACGTTGCTAGACTATGTTTGTGCGTTCTTGCCTTCACCACTCGATACAGTTGCTACGATTGGTGTAAATCCAGAAACAGAAGAAGAAGAGGAACGTAAAGCTAATATAAATGAGCCTACAGCTGCCCTTGCATTTAAGATAGCCACAGACCCATTTATGGGACGTTTAGTTTTCTTCCGCGTTTACTCTGGAAAGGTCATAGCCGGTTCGTATGTTTACAATCCACGTTCAGGTAAGAAAGAACGCATCAGTCGTTTGTTCCAAATGAATTCTAATAAAGAAATCGCAATGGAAACTATTGATGCAGGTGATATCGGTGCGGGTGTAGGTTTCAAGGATATCCGTACTGGTGATACTCTTTGTGATGAAGATCATCCGATTGTGCTTGAATCAATGACATTCCCTGATACAGTGATTTCTATTGCTGTTGAGCCTAAGAGTCAAGCCGATATAGCAAAACTTGATACAGGTTTGCAAAAGTTGGCTGAAGAAGATCCTACATTTACTGTACGCACAGACGAACAGAGTGGTCAGACCATCATCTCTGGTATGGGAGAGCTTCACCTCGACATTATTATCGACCGTCTGAAACGTGAGTTCAAGGTTGAATGTAATCAGGGCAAGCCACAGGTAAATTACAAGGAAGCTATAACAAAGGCTGCCCAAAGCCGTGAAACGTATAAGAAACAGTCAGGCGGTCGTGGTAAGTTTGCTTGTATTGATGTAACAATCGAACCCAAAGATGAAGATTACAAAGATGGCGATTTACAGTTCATTAATGTTGTGAAGGGTGGTAATGTGCCTAAAGAATTTATTCCTTCAGTTGAGAAAGGATTTAAAGATTGTCTAAGTAATGGTGTTCTTGGTGGTTTCCCACTTACAGGATTGAAGGTAACTCTGACTGATGGTTCTTTCCACCCAGTAGACTCTGATCAGTTATCTTTCGAACTGGTCGCACACCAAGCTTTCAAAAAGCTTTGTCCACAAGCTGGTCCTGTATTGATGGAGCCTATTATGAAAGTCGAAGTGGTAACTCCAGAAGAAAATATGGGTGATGTTATTGGTGATTTGAATAAGCGTCGTGGACTTGTTCAAGGTATGGAAGAGGCTCGCAGTGGTGCGCGTGTTGTAAAAGCAATGGTTCCATTGTCTGAAATGTTCGGTTACGTAACTGCCTTACGTACTATTACATCTGGTCGTGCAACATCATCAATGGAATATGATCACCATTCATCAGTTTCTAATAATCTTGCAAAAGAGATTCTTGAAGAACTACATGGCAACGCCGATCTTATAAAATAA
- the rpsL gene encoding 30S ribosomal protein S12: MPTISQLVRKGRKVIVDKSKSPALDNCPQRRGVCVRVYTTTPKKPNSAMRKVARVRLTNQKEVNSYIPGEGHNLQEHSIVLVRGGRVKDLPGVRYHIVRGTLDTAGVASRTQRRSKYGAKRPKAAKK; this comes from the coding sequence ATGCCTACTATTTCCCAATTAGTAAGAAAGGGCAGAAAGGTGATTGTAGACAAAAGTAAGTCTCCTGCTTTGGATAACTGTCCTCAGCGTCGTGGAGTTTGCGTGCGTGTTTACACAACAACACCAAAGAAGCCTAATTCGGCAATGCGTAAAGTTGCCCGTGTTCGTTTAACGAATCAAAAAGAAGTTAACTCGTATATTCCTGGAGAAGGGCACAACTTGCAGGAACACAGCATTGTTCTTGTTCGTGGCGGTCGTGTAAAGGATTTGCCAGGTGTCCGTTATCATATTGTGCGCGGAACGCTTGATACCGCTGGTGTAGCAAGCCGTACACAACGTCGTTCTAAGTATGGGGCTAAGCGTCCAAAGGCGGCTAAGAAATAA
- the rpsC gene encoding 30S ribosomal protein S3, whose translation MGQKVNPISNRLGIIRGWDSNWFGGKNFGDNLLEDKKIRAYLNKRLEKASVSRIVIERTLKLVTITICTARPGLVIGKGGQDVDKLKEELKNLFNKEIQINIFEVRKPELDANIVGMNIARQVEGKVAYRRAIKMAIANTMRAGAEGIKIQISGRLNGAEMARKEMFKEGRTPLHTFRADIDYCQTEALTKVGLLGIKVWICRGEVYNKVDLMPDFSQEKNNGRPNNNNARSGRGNRRRNNNR comes from the coding sequence ATGGGACAGAAAGTTAATCCAATAAGCAACCGTTTAGGTATTATTCGTGGTTGGGACTCAAATTGGTTTGGGGGTAAAAATTTTGGAGACAATCTTTTAGAAGATAAAAAAATCCGAGCCTATTTGAATAAACGCCTTGAAAAGGCAAGCGTTTCACGTATCGTAATTGAGCGAACATTGAAGCTTGTTACCATCACTATTTGTACAGCTCGTCCTGGATTGGTAATAGGAAAAGGTGGTCAGGATGTTGATAAACTCAAAGAAGAATTGAAGAATCTTTTTAATAAAGAGATTCAAATTAATATCTTTGAGGTCAGAAAGCCTGAATTGGATGCAAATATAGTTGGTATGAACATTGCGCGTCAAGTTGAAGGTAAAGTCGCATATCGCAGAGCTATTAAAATGGCTATTGCTAACACTATGCGCGCTGGTGCTGAAGGTATAAAAATTCAAATTTCCGGTCGTCTGAATGGAGCCGAAATGGCGCGTAAAGAAATGTTTAAAGAAGGACGTACCCCTTTGCATACATTCCGTGCTGATATTGATTATTGTCAAACTGAGGCACTTACAAAAGTTGGTCTTTTAGGTATAAAAGTATGGATTTGTCGTGGTGAAGTTTATAATAAAGTAGATTTGATGCCAGACTTTAGCCAAGAGAAAAATAATGGACGCCCCAACAACAATAACGCACGTTCTGGACGAGGTAATCGTAGGAGAAACAATAACCGTTAA
- the rplV gene encoding 50S ribosomal protein L22 translates to MGARKHIKAEERKQALRSQYFAKLKDCPSSPRKMRYVVDMVRGMEVNRALGVLRFSRKAAAQDVEKLLRSAIANWEIKNDRKVEGDELYISKIFVDEGVTMKRMRPAPQGRGYRIRKRSNHVTLFVDSKVNANNINK, encoded by the coding sequence ATGGGAGCAAGAAAACATATAAAGGCAGAAGAGCGTAAGCAGGCTCTTAGAAGCCAATATTTTGCAAAGCTCAAGGATTGTCCTTCTTCTCCACGGAAAATGCGTTATGTCGTTGATATGGTCCGTGGAATGGAGGTTAATCGTGCCTTAGGCGTATTAAGATTCTCAAGAAAGGCTGCTGCACAGGATGTAGAGAAACTTTTACGTTCAGCTATTGCAAATTGGGAAATTAAAAATGATCGCAAGGTTGAGGGTGATGAACTCTATATCTCTAAGATCTTCGTTGATGAAGGTGTTACAATGAAACGTATGCGCCCTGCACCTCAAGGACGCGGTTACAGAATTCGCAAACGTTCTAACCATGTTACGCTTTTCGTTGATTCAAAGGTCAATGCTAATAATATAAATAAATAG
- the rplD gene encoding 50S ribosomal protein L4 → MDINVLDIKGQETGRKVTLNENIFGIEPNDHVIYLDVKQYLADQRQGTAKTKERSEHAGSTRKLGRQKGGGGARRGDINSPVLVGGGRVFGPSPRDYSFKLNKKVKVLARKSALAYKAKEAAILVVEDFDFEVPKTKEILNIAKNLKITNRKVLFILPKAQNNVYLSARNLQRTQVTTAMQVNTYGVLHADVIVVTENSLKTIDEILTK, encoded by the coding sequence ATGGATATTAACGTATTAGATATTAAAGGTCAGGAGACCGGCCGAAAGGTTACTCTTAACGAGAATATCTTCGGAATTGAGCCAAACGACCACGTGATTTATCTTGATGTAAAACAATATCTTGCTGATCAACGTCAGGGAACTGCTAAAACGAAGGAAAGAAGTGAACATGCTGGTTCAACACGTAAATTAGGTCGTCAAAAAGGGGGTGGCGGTGCACGCCGTGGTGATATAAATTCACCGGTCCTTGTTGGTGGCGGTCGTGTATTTGGTCCCTCACCACGTGATTATAGTTTCAAACTTAATAAGAAGGTCAAAGTGCTTGCTCGCAAGTCTGCGTTAGCATATAAAGCAAAAGAAGCGGCTATTCTTGTTGTGGAAGACTTCGATTTTGAAGTTCCGAAGACGAAAGAGATTTTAAATATTGCTAAAAATCTTAAAATAACTAACAGGAAGGTTCTCTTCATTTTGCCAAAAGCGCAAAATAATGTATATTTGTCAGCTCGTAATTTACAGAGGACTCAGGTTACAACCGCTATGCAAGTAAATACTTATGGTGTTTTGCATGCAGATGTGATTGTTGTTACTGAAAATTCTTTGAAGACGATAGATGAGATCTTAACCAAGTAA
- the rpsQ gene encoding 30S ribosomal protein S17: METRNLRKVRQGVVTSNRMDKTIVIAAKFKEKHPIYGKFVQKTKKYHVHDEKNEANVGDTVSIMETRPLSKTKRWRLVQIVEKAK, from the coding sequence ATGGAAACAAGAAATTTAAGAAAAGTAAGACAGGGTGTAGTTACGAGCAATAGAATGGATAAAACCATTGTTATTGCTGCAAAGTTTAAAGAGAAGCACCCTATATATGGTAAGTTTGTTCAAAAAACAAAGAAATACCATGTCCATGATGAAAAGAATGAGGCCAATGTTGGCGATACTGTATCGATCATGGAGACTCGTCCTTTGAGTAAAACAAAAAGATGGAGATTAGTTCAAATAGTAGAAAAGGCTAAGTAA
- the rpsN gene encoding 30S ribosomal protein S14 — protein MAKESMKAREVKRAKLVARYAEKRKALKKIIATTENPAEAYEAARKLQEIPKNANPIRLHNRCKITGRPKGYIRHFGISRIQFREMASQGLIPGVKKASW, from the coding sequence ATGGCAAAAGAATCAATGAAAGCTCGCGAAGTAAAACGTGCAAAATTAGTAGCTCGTTATGCTGAGAAGCGAAAAGCTTTAAAAAAGATAATTGCAACGACAGAGAATCCTGCCGAAGCTTATGAGGCAGCAAGAAAATTACAAGAAATTCCTAAGAATGCAAATCCTATCCGATTACATAACCGTTGTAAAATAACAGGTCGCCCCAAAGGATATATCCGCCACTTTGGTATTTCTCGTATTCAGTTCCGTGAGATGGCATCTCAAGGTTTGATTCCTGGAGTTAAGAAGGCAAGCTGGTAA
- the rplC gene encoding 50S ribosomal protein L3: protein MPGLLGKKIGMTSVFSADGKNVPCTVIEAGPCVVTQIKTVERDGYKAVQLGFGEAKEKRTSKPQQGHFKKAGTTPKKHLAEFKFDEEYNLGDTITVELFSDAKFVDVVGTSKGKGFQGVIKRHGFGGVGQTTHGQDDRARKPGSIGACSYPAKVFKGMRMGGQMGGDRVTTQNLQVLKIIPEHNLLLVKGSVAGCNGSTLIINK, encoded by the coding sequence ATGCCAGGATTATTAGGAAAAAAAATCGGAATGACTTCCGTTTTCAGTGCCGACGGTAAAAATGTTCCGTGCACTGTTATCGAAGCTGGTCCTTGTGTTGTTACTCAGATAAAGACTGTCGAAAGAGATGGTTATAAAGCTGTTCAGTTAGGTTTCGGGGAAGCTAAGGAGAAAAGGACCTCTAAACCTCAACAAGGACATTTTAAGAAGGCAGGGACAACACCAAAGAAGCACTTGGCCGAGTTCAAATTTGATGAGGAGTATAACCTCGGTGATACCATTACTGTAGAGTTATTTAGTGATGCTAAATTTGTTGATGTTGTTGGTACATCTAAAGGAAAAGGTTTCCAGGGAGTTATAAAACGCCATGGGTTTGGTGGTGTTGGTCAGACAACACATGGACAAGATGACCGTGCAAGAAAGCCAGGTTCAATAGGTGCTTGTTCATATCCGGCGAAAGTTTTCAAAGGTATGCGAATGGGCGGTCAAATGGGTGGCGATAGAGTTACGACCCAGAATCTCCAAGTATTAAAAATTATTCCAGAACATAATCTTCTTCTTGTAAAAGGTAGTGTAGCTGGATGCAATGGTTCAACCCTTATAATAAATAAGTAA
- the rplE gene encoding 50S ribosomal protein L5 — MNTAALKKEYKERIAPSLQKQFNYTSSMQIPVLKKIVINQGLGDATQDKKIIEIAINEITAITGQKAVATYSKKDIANFKLRKKMPIGVMVTLRRERMYEFLEKLVRVSLPRIRDFKGIETKFDGRGNYTLGITEQIIFPEINIDQVDRIQGLNITFVTSAQTDEEGYALLKAFGLPFKNAKND; from the coding sequence ATGAATACAGCTGCATTAAAAAAAGAATATAAAGAACGAATTGCTCCTTCTCTCCAAAAGCAATTTAATTATACTTCATCAATGCAGATTCCTGTATTGAAGAAGATTGTTATCAATCAAGGATTGGGTGATGCAACTCAAGATAAGAAGATCATCGAAATCGCTATCAATGAAATTACAGCTATAACAGGTCAAAAGGCAGTTGCGACATATTCTAAGAAAGATATTGCGAACTTTAAGCTTCGTAAGAAAATGCCTATTGGTGTTATGGTGACATTACGTCGAGAAAGAATGTATGAGTTCTTAGAGAAACTTGTACGTGTTTCTTTGCCTCGTATTCGCGACTTTAAGGGTATTGAAACCAAGTTTGATGGACGAGGAAATTATACATTAGGTATAACTGAGCAGATTATTTTCCCAGAAATTAATATTGATCAGGTAGATCGTATTCAAGGTTTAAATATAACGTTTGTAACATCTGCTCAAACAGATGAAGAAGGTTATGCACTCCTGAAAGCTTTCGGACTACCATTCAAGAACGCTAAAAACGATTAA
- the rplX gene encoding 50S ribosomal protein L24 has translation MAKFHIKRDDQVIVLAGSDKGRSGKVLKVLVDKERVLVDGINLVSKSTKPTAANPQGGIVKQEAPIHISNVSLIDPKSGQPTRIRIRREGKTVTRIAKKSGEVIK, from the coding sequence ATGGCAAAATTCCATATAAAAAGAGATGACCAAGTTATTGTACTTGCCGGCTCTGATAAAGGTAGAAGTGGTAAAGTGCTCAAAGTTCTCGTTGACAAAGAACGCGTGTTAGTTGACGGTATCAATTTAGTTTCTAAGAGCACAAAGCCGACTGCGGCGAATCCACAAGGTGGTATTGTAAAGCAAGAAGCACCTATTCACATTTCAAATGTTAGTCTTATTGACCCCAAAAGTGGTCAACCTACACGTATTAGAATTAGACGTGAAGGAAAGACGGTTACACGTATCGCAAAAAAATCAGGGGAGGTGATTAAATAA
- the rpsS gene encoding 30S ribosomal protein S19: protein MSRSLKKGPYINVSLEKKILAMNESGKKNVVKTWARASMISPEFVGHTVAVHNGNKFIPVYITENMVGHKLGEFSPTRRFGGHSGNRK from the coding sequence ATGAGTCGTTCATTAAAAAAAGGTCCATATATCAATGTATCACTCGAAAAAAAGATTCTCGCTATGAATGAGAGTGGTAAAAAGAATGTTGTAAAAACTTGGGCCAGAGCATCAATGATTTCCCCTGAATTTGTGGGACACACTGTTGCAGTTCATAACGGAAATAAATTTATCCCTGTTTACATTACTGAAAATATGGTTGGGCACAAGCTTGGTGAGTTTAGTCCTACACGACGTTTCGGTGGTCACTCTGGTAATAGAAAGTAA